The Rhizobium leguminosarum bv. trifolii WSM1325 genome has a window encoding:
- a CDS encoding HSP90 family molecular chaperone-like protein (KEGG: nar:Saro_3947 HSP90 family molecular chaperone-like protein) has product MTTEATTRLNRSAILAAKADGQSEPLEEITIGRDVLELVSSAMYIDPMTIYREYVQNSADAIDDARSRGLISAEEAGKVLITIDPMTRSIRIRDNGSGLSNEDFSRKMAALGASGKRGTNARGFRGVGRLAGLGYAQELVFRSRTASDDSVAELTWDCKRLKAALREGDGDIQSLIRSVAILRKKPKADYPDRFFEVELRGVVRLRSDKLMSPAAVDEYLGQVAPVPFAPEFRFGSEIRDILAPVVGLGDLEIWIEGSERQIFRPHRDVLTPADHPPIQFNRLSVSEISAIDGELAAIVWVLHHDYQGALPNGVGVKGLRLRAGNVQIGEHNLLEELFSEVRFNAWAVGEIHVVDRKIVPNGRRDHFEQNAHYHNLTNQLAPIAREISRLCRTSSIKRKWLRDVELQLQSVHQLTDVIAQGTISDEERARFETRANDGIARAEKTLSSGVLDDEDVVEKSAELSELRTRLSTVAAEAGTPVEFHQLDEQERAIFKRFCDLVYRCSTNTVVAKSLVDKILQQL; this is encoded by the coding sequence ATGACGACGGAAGCCACCACACGATTGAACCGTTCGGCAATTCTTGCTGCGAAAGCTGATGGCCAGAGCGAACCTTTAGAGGAAATAACCATTGGGCGGGATGTGTTGGAACTAGTTTCCAGCGCTATGTACATCGACCCGATGACAATCTACCGCGAGTATGTACAAAACTCCGCAGACGCAATCGACGACGCGCGCAGCCGCGGCTTAATTTCCGCCGAGGAGGCTGGGAAAGTTCTAATAACCATCGATCCAATGACGCGGAGTATCCGCATCCGTGACAATGGATCGGGCCTTTCAAACGAAGACTTTTCCCGAAAAATGGCCGCGCTCGGCGCCAGCGGGAAGCGTGGGACAAACGCCAGAGGCTTTAGAGGCGTCGGACGCCTCGCCGGACTAGGCTACGCGCAAGAGCTGGTTTTTCGCTCACGCACGGCGTCGGATGATAGTGTGGCTGAACTGACATGGGATTGTAAGCGGCTAAAGGCGGCGCTACGCGAGGGTGATGGCGATATTCAAAGCCTGATACGATCCGTCGCGATTTTACGGAAGAAACCGAAAGCTGACTATCCGGACCGCTTCTTCGAAGTCGAATTGCGGGGTGTTGTTCGGCTGCGAAGTGACAAGTTGATGAGCCCTGCAGCTGTCGATGAGTATCTCGGCCAAGTCGCTCCCGTTCCATTCGCACCCGAGTTCCGATTCGGCTCAGAAATTCGTGATATCCTTGCTCCGGTGGTTGGGCTTGGGGATTTGGAAATTTGGATAGAGGGGAGCGAGCGGCAAATATTTCGACCACACCGCGACGTATTGACGCCAGCCGACCATCCTCCAATTCAATTCAATCGCCTGTCCGTCAGTGAGATCTCGGCAATTGATGGTGAGCTTGCGGCCATCGTGTGGGTTCTCCACCATGACTATCAAGGCGCGTTGCCAAATGGCGTCGGGGTAAAGGGGTTGAGGCTGCGTGCCGGAAACGTCCAAATTGGCGAACATAACCTCCTCGAAGAGCTATTTTCTGAAGTTCGGTTCAATGCTTGGGCTGTCGGTGAAATCCACGTCGTCGATCGGAAAATAGTTCCGAACGGGCGGCGCGACCATTTCGAGCAGAATGCCCACTATCATAACCTGACCAATCAGCTTGCGCCGATTGCTCGCGAGATTTCAAGGCTTTGCCGCACGAGCTCGATCAAACGAAAATGGCTGCGAGACGTGGAGCTGCAACTCCAGTCCGTCCATCAGCTAACCGACGTTATTGCCCAGGGTACGATTAGCGATGAGGAGCGTGCACGGTTCGAGACGCGCGCCAACGACGGTATCGCGCGTGCGGAAAAAACGCTGAGCAGCGGTGTCCTCGATGACGAGGACGTTGTGGAAAAGTCTGCCGAACTCAGTGAGCTGCGTACGAGATTAAGCACTGTAGCGGCAGAGGCGGGTACGCCGGTTGAGTTCCACCAGCTCGATGAACAGGAGCGCGCGATCTTTAAACGTTTCTGTGACCTTGTGTACCGATGCTCGACCAACACCGTCGTGGCCAAATCGCTTGTCGACAAAATCCTACAGCAACTTTAA
- a CDS encoding Radical SAM domain protein (PFAM: Radical SAM domain protein~KEGG: nar:Saro_3946 radical SAM domain-containing protein): protein MANKKILLIEPGYKNKYPPLGLMKIAQYHGPRGKRDNVRFIKGEDRSVMNEAWDRIYVTTLFSFEYLKISQSIDFALEVANGQADKVFVGGIAASLMHERFLDERRWHGIRFIKGLLSDAPAVSLQLDEFAEELYSSDTNGRPIEDLVPDYDILSQIDYRYPVRDAYFAYTSRGCIRKCHFCGVPKLEGMQRDTESLTDLVRAIDEHYGPKKDLILMDNNVVASARFKEIIAEIRDLGFVPGAKLMRPGAKVAVQRRVDFNQGVDARILCKDPMYLRELSTICLKPLRIAFDHLGVKKPYEHAVRYAAEYGLTELSNYMLYNFHDGPEDLFERMRLNVTLNEELGIRIWSFPMRYQPTNRPNRGHIGEKWSRYQLRSMQIVLQATHGIVSGAPDFFKHAFGDTFEDYARILMMPHDFIFNRTWYERYDQDHKLYEFQAEFSSLDNYERAELMELLSSRDPREFVTLSDFAANDKVRRILRFYIPVSKDELTTIWATQKELVRLEAMSDLGLAEDERVEDAGLDYEEESIAITAELAPKQRAVA from the coding sequence ATGGCTAATAAGAAAATCCTGCTTATCGAGCCGGGCTACAAGAACAAATACCCGCCGCTTGGACTGATGAAGATTGCCCAATATCACGGCCCCCGGGGAAAGCGCGACAACGTGCGTTTCATCAAGGGTGAGGATCGTTCGGTCATGAACGAGGCCTGGGACCGCATTTACGTTACCACGCTGTTTTCCTTCGAATACCTCAAGATCTCTCAATCGATCGATTTCGCGCTGGAAGTGGCAAACGGCCAGGCCGATAAAGTCTTTGTCGGCGGAATCGCAGCATCTCTCATGCACGAGCGGTTCTTGGACGAGCGCCGCTGGCACGGCATTAGGTTTATCAAGGGACTGCTGTCGGACGCACCGGCGGTCTCTCTGCAGCTCGACGAATTTGCGGAAGAACTCTATTCCAGTGATACAAACGGCCGGCCGATTGAGGATCTCGTCCCGGATTATGATATCCTTTCTCAGATCGACTACCGTTATCCGGTACGGGATGCATATTTTGCCTATACGTCGCGCGGCTGCATTCGCAAATGCCATTTCTGTGGTGTGCCGAAGCTTGAAGGCATGCAACGTGATACGGAGTCGCTGACCGATCTGGTGCGTGCCATTGACGAGCATTACGGTCCGAAAAAGGATCTTATCCTCATGGACAACAATGTTGTCGCCTCGGCGCGATTTAAGGAAATCATTGCTGAAATCCGTGACCTCGGATTCGTTCCGGGAGCAAAGCTCATGAGACCGGGCGCCAAGGTTGCCGTTCAGCGCCGGGTCGACTTCAATCAGGGCGTTGATGCTCGGATCCTGTGCAAAGATCCGATGTATTTGCGCGAACTGTCGACCATTTGCCTTAAGCCGCTTCGCATCGCGTTCGATCATCTGGGCGTGAAAAAACCCTACGAGCATGCGGTGCGCTACGCCGCTGAATATGGGCTGACAGAGTTGTCGAACTACATGCTGTACAATTTCCATGACGGTCCGGAGGATTTGTTCGAGCGCATGCGTTTGAACGTGACCCTCAACGAAGAGCTTGGCATTCGTATCTGGTCGTTCCCGATGCGCTATCAGCCGACAAATCGCCCCAATCGTGGGCATATCGGTGAGAAGTGGTCGCGCTATCAACTGCGTTCAATGCAGATCGTGTTGCAGGCAACCCACGGTATCGTCAGTGGCGCGCCGGACTTTTTCAAGCACGCGTTCGGCGACACGTTCGAGGACTATGCGCGCATCCTGATGATGCCGCACGATTTCATCTTCAATCGTACCTGGTACGAGCGATACGATCAGGATCATAAGCTCTACGAATTTCAGGCCGAGTTTAGTTCTCTCGATAATTATGAGCGGGCAGAGCTGATGGAGCTGTTGTCCTCCCGCGATCCGCGCGAGTTCGTCACGCTGAGTGATTTTGCGGCCAACGATAAAGTCCGGCGGATTTTGCGGTTCTATATCCCAGTCTCCAAGGATGAGCTGACCACCATTTGGGCGACGCAGAAGGAACTGGTTCGACTGGAAGCCATGTCGGACCTCGGGCTCGCCGAAGACGAGCGCGTGGAGGACGCCGGCTTGGACTATGAGGAAGAGAGCATCGCTATCACTGCAGAGCTCGCACCAAAGCAAAGGGCTGTTGCATGA